The sequence below is a genomic window from Leisingera sp. M658.
ATGTGGTCCCGCCGCGCGGCACTTGTCGCCACCCTGCCCTGGGCCAAGATGAACAATTTGAAGCCTGCTGACCAAGAACGGCGCGAACGTATTCTGGGCTGGGCGGCGGCTTATGTGCCGGACCGCAACTGGTTCATGCAAAAAGCCGTGGCCTGGTGGCTGCGCGACCTCAGCAAACATGACGCGGAGCGCACCCGCGCGTTTCTGGCCGAACATGGGACAGCCATGAAAGCCTTCGCCCGCAAGGAAGCGGCGAAATACCTGAAAGACAGCTAGCCCCCGCCCTATTCACGACCGGCCCGCCCGGCGCCAGCCGGGCAGCGCACGCCCCCGCCCCAAGAGGGCGGGCGCTTCCCCGCTCTCAAGCAGGATCAACCCGCGGGCAGCACCTGGACTTCGGCCAATTCAGTCAGCGGCAGCTGCAGTGCGCGCATGGCGCCGATCGACAGACGGCTGCCGCCGGACTCGGCCCCCGGGGCGGGCTTCAGCGTCAGCACCACCTGGGTGTTGCGGCTGGTGCGCACCAATGCCTGCTGTTCAGCAGCCACCAGCGGTGTTTCCATCCACAGTCCCGGCAGGGACGGATCGCCCAGCGAGGCCACCGTGGTTGCAGAGCCGCGGAACGACGGTGCATCGGACAAGGCGGGGCCCGCCTCGGCCACATCAACACCGGGGGCCGGCTGCAGCACCGGGTCTTGCGGCTCAGCTGCCGCCGGAGCCCCCTGGCCGCCAAGGATGGAAGAATTCAGCTGGATCCCGTTACAGGCAGCCAGCAGGGAAATCGAAGCAAGGGAAATGACTGTCATACGCATGAGGCGACCCTAGCTTTGCGCGAAACTCTTTGCCAGCGGTAAAAGCCGCCCCCCTCTTGCCGCGGGCGGTGCCCCGCTTTACCTAGGAGGCATGACAGCTCCGCTTATTGATCCCTTCGCCCGCGCAATCACTTATCTGCGTGTCTCGGTCACCGACCGCTGCGACTTCCGCTGCGTCTATTGCATGTCCGAGAATATGACCTTTTTGCCCAAGAAGGATCTGCTGACGCTGGAGGAGCTGGACCGGCTGTGTTCCACCTTCATCCGGCTCGGCGTTGAGAAGCTCAGGATCACCGGCGGTGAGCCGCTGGTCCGGCGCGGCATCATGACTTTCTTCCAGTCGATGAGCCGCCATCTGGACACCGGCGCCCTGAAGGAGCTGACGCTGACCACCAATGGCTCGCAGCTGTCGAAATACGCCGATGACCTTTATGCCGCCGGGGTGCGCCGGGTGAATATCTCGCTCGACACGCTGGACGAACAGAAATTCGCCGATGTCACCCGCTGGGGCCGCCTGCCGCAGGTGCTGAAAGGGATTGATGCCGCGCAGAAGGCAGGCCTCAAGGTCAAGCTCAACGCCGTGGCGCTGAAAGGCTTCAACGAAGAAGAACTGCCCGCGATCACCGCATGGTGCGCCGAACGCGGCCTCGACCTAACATGGATTGAGGTCATGCCGATGGGCGAGGACATCGGCGCCATGGAGCGCATCGGCCAGTATTGGTCGCTGAAAGACGTGCGTGCGGAATACGAAAACCACTATACCGTCACCGATCTGGCTGAGCGCACCGGCGGTCCGGCGCGATATGTGCGGCTGGAGGAAACCGGCCAGAAGATCGGCTTCATCACCCCGCTGTCCCATAACTTCTGCGAAAGCTGCAACCGGGTGCGGGTGACCTGCACCGGTGAAATTTACACCTGCCTGGGCCAAGAGGGCAAAGCTGACCTGCGCGCGCCCCTGCGCGCAAACGAGGAAGGCACCGGCGTCTTGGAGGCCGCGATCCGCGCCGCCATCGGCGACAAGCCCCGCGGCCATGACTTTGACTATTCCCGGCAGGAGGCCGGCGGCCAGATGTCCCGCCACATGAGCCACACCGGCGGCTGATCATGTCCAGTGACTCGCCCGCGCGGCCAACGCTGCTTTACTCCCTTTATTGCGGCGCCAGCGCGCTGATAGCACCCTTTGCCTGGCGCAAGGTGGCAGGCAAGCTGCGTGATTACGGCCTGCCGGAGGCGCGCGTGCGCGAACGCCTTGGCCACGCCTCCCTGCCCCGCCCCGCCGGGCAGCTGATCTGGTTCCACGCCGCCTCGGTCGGCGAGAGCCTGTCGGTGCTCACGCTCATCAAGCGGATGGGAGAACAGGCGCCGGACGCGGAATTTCTGATCACTTCCGGCACGCCAACGTCTGCCGAGCTGATTGCCAAACGGATGCCGCCGCGCTGCCGTCATCAGTTCCCGCCGCTGGACACAACCTCGGCGGTGGACCGGTTTCTGGCGCACTGGCGCCCCGATCTGGGGGTGTTTGTCGAAAGCGAACTGTGGCCGCAAATGCTGGTGCGGGCGCGCAAGGGCGGCTGCCCGCTGGTGCTGCTGAATGCGCGGCTGTCGGACCGGTCTGTGGAAGGCTGGAAGAAACGCCCGGAAACGGCGCGCTACATCCTGGGGCAATTCGATCTGCTGGTGACGCAAAATGCAAAAACCGCATCAAACCTGCAGGCGATGGGCGCCAACCCCAAGCGCGTCCGCCCCGGCAGCAACCTCAAGGCCGTCTCAGCGCCGCTGCCGGTCGACCGGGACAGCCTTGAAAAGCTGCGTAGAAACATCGGTGAACGCCCGGTCTGGATCGCGTCCTCGACCCACGAGGGCGAGGAAGAGACCGTGCTGGAGGCACATAAGGCGCTGCTGAAGAAGCACCCGGACCTCTGCCTGCTGCTTGCTCCCCGCCACCCCGAGCGCGGCGATGCGGCAGAAGCTCTGGTGAAGGGCGCAGGCCTGTCCTGCGCACGGCGCAGCAAGGGCGTCATGCCCGGGACTGCCACCCAGGTCTATCTGGCGGACACTCTGGGCGAGGTTGGCACCTGGTATGCCCTCAGCCCGCTGGTTTTCCTGGGCGGCTCCCTGCGTGAAATCGGCGGCCACAACCCGTTTGAGCCGATGCAGGCGGGCGCCACTGTGATCACCGGCACCGGACATTACAATTTCGCCGAAACCTATGCCGAACTGACCGCGCTTGGCGCCGCGGCTGAGGTGCGGTCCGCGGCAGAGTTGACCGATCAGGTTGCCACCTGGCTGGAACAGCCGCAGACCTTCCAGGCTGCCTGTGATGCCGCCCGGCAATTCATCTCCCGCCAGTCGGATCAATTGGACAAGACGGTGGACGCCCTGCTGGCGGTTCTGCCCCGCGATGGAGGCCATGATGGCAAAAACTGACGCCAATACGGTTGAGGTCATCGCGCCGAATTTCAAGCGCCGCCTGTCCGGCGTCACCTCTACCATCGTGCGGCTGGTGCCGCTTCAGCGCCAGCAAATCGCCATTGCCACCGCCGGCAGCGGCCTGCCCGGCGGCATGCCGCATCTGTCGGTGCTGCAGCTCTTGTTCATGAAACGCAACGGCCCGGCCGGCGCCCGCGTTTGGCACGCCCGGCGCAATGTCGAAATGCTCGGCGGGCTGGCGTTGAAATACCTGCTGGGCAAGCGGCTGAAACTGTTGTTCACCTCCGCTTCCCAGCGTCATCACTCCGGTTACACCAAGTGGCTGATTTCCAACATGGACCGGGTGATCGCAACTTCCGCCAAAGGAGCCGCCTATCTGCAGAACCCGGTGCAGGTGGTGCATCACGGGATCAATACCGAAGAATTTTCCCCGCCCGCTGACAAAGCCGCGTTGCGGCGTGAACTGTGCCTGCCTCAGGATGCAATCCTGATCGGTTGCTACGGCCGCATCCGGGCGCAGAAAGGCACGGACGTCTTTGTCGATGCCATGCTGGAGGTGATGAAAGCGCATCCCCAAGCGGTAGGCCTGGTCATGGGCCGCGCCACCGAAAAGCATGTGGCGTTTGAGAAGGAGCTGCGCGCCAAGGTAGAGGCCGCAGGTCTGTCCGGCCGCCTGCTGTTCCCGCCTGAGGTGCCGGTCTGGGAAGTTTCCCGCTGGTATCAGGCGCTGGATCTCTATGTGGCACCGCAACGCTGGGAGGGGTTTGGCCTGACCCCTTTGGAAGCCATGTCTTGCGGGGTGCCTGCAGTTGCCACCCGCGTTGGCGCCTTTGAAGAGCTGATCGCACCGGGTGAAACCGGCCTTCTGATCGACGCAGGCGAGACCCGGCAGATGGTGGAGGCGATCAATAAGGTGTTGTCCACCGAAGGACGGCTGGACGCCTGGTCAGAGGCGGCACGCAGGCACGCAATTACTAATTTCGCGCTGGAAAAGGAGGCCGGTACGCTGGTCGCGATCTACCGCGAGATGCTGGAGCATTAGCTTCTTCCTTTAACCCAAAGTATCTACCATCTGAGCTCACTCAATTCGCTGTCGCAACGATGGCAAAGCCGCCAAAGAGCCCAAGGACAAAGCCGCTGCGCGCGCGGAGGATCGAGGACATGCGCATTCGGGGCATAGGCGACAAGGCCCAGAAGGCCCATGTCCGAGCGATCAAGGATTTCGCCGCGTTCCTCGGGCGGTCGCCGGATACGGCCACGCCGGAGGACCTGCGCGCCTATCAACTGCACATGACGGGCACCGGGACACCCCCTCGGCCTTCAACGCGCGCATCATCGCGCTGCGGTTCTTCTTCGGCATGACCTGCAGGCGCGAGGAGATGAAGCGCTACCTGCAGTTCCGAACACAGCCGCGGAATTTGCCCGTGGTCTTCAGCGTCGAGGAGGTCTCGGGCATTCTTTTGGCTGCGCTGGGGCCGGGCCCGATGTGCCGGGCGGCACTCAGCATTTCCTAGGGCGCAGGGCTCAGGGCCGCCGAGGTTTGCAATCTCAAGATCGGCGACATCGACAGCGACCGGATGCTGATCCATGTCGAGCAGGGAAAGGACCGTAAAGTGATGCTGTCACCAGGATTGCTGAGCCTATTGCGAGACTATCGGCACGAAGCCAGACAGGAAGGCTGGCTGTTTCCCGGCAAGCCGAAGATCACCCCCCTCTCGCCGCGGCGGCTGAACCGGGCCTTCACGTTGGCGAAGACCATGGCTGAGGTCAG
It includes:
- the moaA gene encoding GTP 3',8-cyclase MoaA, which translates into the protein MTAPLIDPFARAITYLRVSVTDRCDFRCVYCMSENMTFLPKKDLLTLEELDRLCSTFIRLGVEKLRITGGEPLVRRGIMTFFQSMSRHLDTGALKELTLTTNGSQLSKYADDLYAAGVRRVNISLDTLDEQKFADVTRWGRLPQVLKGIDAAQKAGLKVKLNAVALKGFNEEELPAITAWCAERGLDLTWIEVMPMGEDIGAMERIGQYWSLKDVRAEYENHYTVTDLAERTGGPARYVRLEETGQKIGFITPLSHNFCESCNRVRVTCTGEIYTCLGQEGKADLRAPLRANEEGTGVLEAAIRAAIGDKPRGHDFDYSRQEAGGQMSRHMSHTGG
- a CDS encoding 3-deoxy-D-manno-octulosonic acid transferase is translated as MSSDSPARPTLLYSLYCGASALIAPFAWRKVAGKLRDYGLPEARVRERLGHASLPRPAGQLIWFHAASVGESLSVLTLIKRMGEQAPDAEFLITSGTPTSAELIAKRMPPRCRHQFPPLDTTSAVDRFLAHWRPDLGVFVESELWPQMLVRARKGGCPLVLLNARLSDRSVEGWKKRPETARYILGQFDLLVTQNAKTASNLQAMGANPKRVRPGSNLKAVSAPLPVDRDSLEKLRRNIGERPVWIASSTHEGEEETVLEAHKALLKKHPDLCLLLAPRHPERGDAAEALVKGAGLSCARRSKGVMPGTATQVYLADTLGEVGTWYALSPLVFLGGSLREIGGHNPFEPMQAGATVITGTGHYNFAETYAELTALGAAAEVRSAAELTDQVATWLEQPQTFQAACDAARQFISRQSDQLDKTVDALLAVLPRDGGHDGKN
- a CDS encoding glycosyltransferase family 4 protein, which gives rise to MAKTDANTVEVIAPNFKRRLSGVTSTIVRLVPLQRQQIAIATAGSGLPGGMPHLSVLQLLFMKRNGPAGARVWHARRNVEMLGGLALKYLLGKRLKLLFTSASQRHHSGYTKWLISNMDRVIATSAKGAAYLQNPVQVVHHGINTEEFSPPADKAALRRELCLPQDAILIGCYGRIRAQKGTDVFVDAMLEVMKAHPQAVGLVMGRATEKHVAFEKELRAKVEAAGLSGRLLFPPEVPVWEVSRWYQALDLYVAPQRWEGFGLTPLEAMSCGVPAVATRVGAFEELIAPGETGLLIDAGETRQMVEAINKVLSTEGRLDAWSEAARRHAITNFALEKEAGTLVAIYREMLEH